In Meleagris gallopavo isolate NT-WF06-2002-E0010 breed Aviagen turkey brand Nicholas breeding stock chromosome 5, Turkey_5.1, whole genome shotgun sequence, a single window of DNA contains:
- the TCP11L1 gene encoding T-complex protein 11-like protein 1 isoform X3, whose protein sequence is MSQNPHKPHSSEEKLSALEDDQESLDNSEQSVRKRIRQSVPGSHRDDTPKSSPPRPVSVEELMETAKGVTNMALAHEIVVNGDFQIKPAELPEHSLEKKVREIVHKAFWDCLEAQLKEDPPTYDHAIKLLGEIKENLLSFLLPGHTRLRNQIMEVLDLDLIKQEAENGALDIAKLVEFVIGMMGTLCAPARDEEIKKLKDIREIVPLFRAIFSVLDLMKMDMANFAVSSIRPKLMQQSAEYERKKFQEFLEKQPNSLDLVTDWLQEAADDLAKLRYKKLPPPSSAVGAAGGAAALCPTAIQNQAYLKLLKWDHTNRPFPETVLMDQSRFQEIQLELEQLLVAGTVLLVTFSAAGAALIDVPGFAEKIKTIVRVLLTGMHLPFSNSKVSGELSCIWSAQSGTDCPWRIRPYSERAGRDCCQVRSSCQLQQDGLQSLL, encoded by the exons atgtCTCAGAATCCCCACAAGCCGCATTCAAGCGAAGAAAAGTTGAGTGCTTTGGAGGATGATCAAGAGAGCTTGGACAACTCGGAGCAGTCTGTCAGGAAGAGAATACGACAAAGTGTTCCAGGTTCACATAGAGATGATACACCAAAGT CTAGCCCTCCTCGGCCTGTGTCAGTGGAAGAGTTAATGGAAACTGCTAAGGGAGTAACCAACATGGCACTAGCACACGAAATTGTTGTTAATGGAGACTTCCAGATCAAACCAGCTGAGTTACCAGAACACAG cttggaaaaaaaagtaagagagaTTGTGCACAAAGCTTTCTGGGATTGTCTGGAAGCTCAGCTGAAGGAAGATCCACCGACATATGACCATGCAATTAAACTGTTGGGAGAAATTAAAGAG aatcttctgtcttttttattgCCTGGTCATACAAGATTAAGAAACCAGATTATGGAAGTTCTTGATCTGGATTTGATAAAACAGGAGGCCGAAAATGGGGCTCTGGACATTGCTAAGTTGGTAGAATTCGTTATTGGAATGATGGGGACTCTCTGTGCTCCAGCTCGagatgaagaaattaagaaactgAAAGATATACGTGAAATAGTTCCTCTCTTCAG agcAATTTTCTCTGTATTAGACCTAATGAAAATGGATATGGCAAACTTCGCTGTCAGTAGTATTAGGCCAAAATTAATGCAGCAGTCTGCTgaatatgaaagaaagaagtttcaGGAGTTTCTTGAGAAACAGCCAA ATTCTTTAGACCTTGTCACAGACTGGTTGCAAGAAGCAGCAGATGATCTTGCAAAGCTGAGATATAAAAAGTTACCTccccccagcagtgctgttggtgctgctggtggagcTGCTGCGTTGTGCCCCACTGCCATACAGAATCAGGCATATCTGAAGCTGCTGAAGTGGGATCACACAAACAGGCCTTTCCCAGAA ACAGTGCTCATGGACCAGAGCCGCTTTCAGGAAATACAGCTGGAACTGGAGCAGCTCCTCGTGGCTGGGACTGTCCTTTTGGTCACGTTCAGTGCAGCAGGCGCAGCTCTCATCGATGTGCCTGGATTTGCTgagaaaatcaaaaccattgTCAGGGTGCTGCTGACAGGGATGCATCTTCC ATTCTCGAATTCAAAAGTTTCTGGAGAATTATCTTGCATCTGGTCAGCACAAAGCGGTACCGACTGTCCCTGGAGGATTAGGCCCTATTCAGAGAGAGCTGGAAGAGATTGCTGTCAAGTACGTTCGTCTTGTCAACTACAACAAGATGGTCTTCAGTCCTTACTATGA
- the TCP11L1 gene encoding T-complex protein 11-like protein 1 isoform X2, translating into METAKGVTNMALAHEIVVNGDFQIKPAELPEHSLEKKVREIVHKAFWDCLEAQLKEDPPTYDHAIKLLGEIKENLLSFLLPGHTRLRNQIMEVLDLDLIKQEAENGALDIAKLVEFVIGMMGTLCAPARDEEIKKLKDIREIVPLFRAIFSVLDLMKMDMANFAVSSIRPKLMQQSAEYERKKFQEFLEKQPNSLDLVTDWLQEAADDLAKLRYKKLPPPSSAVGAAGGAAALCPTAIQNQAYLKLLKWDHTNRPFPETVLMDQSRFQEIQLELEQLLVAGTVLLVTFSAAGAALIDVPGFAEKIKTIVRVLLTGMHLPSFNLKESLATIGEKVCAEVNSCLTQHGFAPFTAERETVLKGQIQAVANPDNTICKLIDSRIQKFLENYLASGQHKAVPTVPGGLGPIQRELEEIAVKYVRLVNYNKMVFSPYYDAVLGKILTKEEPQLVGMPEEP; encoded by the exons ATGGAAACTGCTAAGGGAGTAACCAACATGGCACTAGCACACGAAATTGTTGTTAATGGAGACTTCCAGATCAAACCAGCTGAGTTACCAGAACACAG cttggaaaaaaaagtaagagagaTTGTGCACAAAGCTTTCTGGGATTGTCTGGAAGCTCAGCTGAAGGAAGATCCACCGACATATGACCATGCAATTAAACTGTTGGGAGAAATTAAAGAG aatcttctgtcttttttattgCCTGGTCATACAAGATTAAGAAACCAGATTATGGAAGTTCTTGATCTGGATTTGATAAAACAGGAGGCCGAAAATGGGGCTCTGGACATTGCTAAGTTGGTAGAATTCGTTATTGGAATGATGGGGACTCTCTGTGCTCCAGCTCGagatgaagaaattaagaaactgAAAGATATACGTGAAATAGTTCCTCTCTTCAG agcAATTTTCTCTGTATTAGACCTAATGAAAATGGATATGGCAAACTTCGCTGTCAGTAGTATTAGGCCAAAATTAATGCAGCAGTCTGCTgaatatgaaagaaagaagtttcaGGAGTTTCTTGAGAAACAGCCAA ATTCTTTAGACCTTGTCACAGACTGGTTGCAAGAAGCAGCAGATGATCTTGCAAAGCTGAGATATAAAAAGTTACCTccccccagcagtgctgttggtgctgctggtggagcTGCTGCGTTGTGCCCCACTGCCATACAGAATCAGGCATATCTGAAGCTGCTGAAGTGGGATCACACAAACAGGCCTTTCCCAGAA ACAGTGCTCATGGACCAGAGCCGCTTTCAGGAAATACAGCTGGAACTGGAGCAGCTCCTCGTGGCTGGGACTGTCCTTTTGGTCACGTTCAGTGCAGCAGGCGCAGCTCTCATCGATGTGCCTGGATTTGCTgagaaaatcaaaaccattgTCAGGGTGCTGCTGACAGGGATGCATCTTCC CTCCTTTAACCTGAAGGAGTCTTTGGCTACCATTGGTGAGAAGGTGTGTGCCGAAGTCAACAGCTGCCTTACCCAGCATGGCTTTGCACCGTTCACAGCTGAGAGAGAGACTGTGCTGAAAGGACAGATCCAAGCAGTGGCCAACCCTGATAACACCATCTGTAAACTAATAG ATTCTCGAATTCAAAAGTTTCTGGAGAATTATCTTGCATCTGGTCAGCACAAAGCGGTACCGACTGTCCCTGGAGGATTAGGCCCTATTCAGAGAGAGCTGGAAGAGATTGCTGTCAAGTACGTTCGTCTTGTCAACTACAACAAGATGGTCTTCAGTCCTTACTATGATGCTGTTCTTGGCAAAATACTGACTAAGGAAGAACCCCAACTTGTAGGGATGCCAGAAGAACCGTGA
- the TCP11L1 gene encoding T-complex protein 11-like protein 1 isoform X1 — translation MSQNPHKPHSSEEKLSALEDDQESLDNSEQSVRKRIRQSVPGSHRDDTPKSSPPRPVSVEELMETAKGVTNMALAHEIVVNGDFQIKPAELPEHSLEKKVREIVHKAFWDCLEAQLKEDPPTYDHAIKLLGEIKENLLSFLLPGHTRLRNQIMEVLDLDLIKQEAENGALDIAKLVEFVIGMMGTLCAPARDEEIKKLKDIREIVPLFRAIFSVLDLMKMDMANFAVSSIRPKLMQQSAEYERKKFQEFLEKQPNSLDLVTDWLQEAADDLAKLRYKKLPPPSSAVGAAGGAAALCPTAIQNQAYLKLLKWDHTNRPFPETVLMDQSRFQEIQLELEQLLVAGTVLLVTFSAAGAALIDVPGFAEKIKTIVRVLLTGMHLPSFNLKESLATIGEKVCAEVNSCLTQHGFAPFTAERETVLKGQIQAVANPDNTICKLIDSRIQKFLENYLASGQHKAVPTVPGGLGPIQRELEEIAVKYVRLVNYNKMVFSPYYDAVLGKILTKEEPQLVGMPEEP, via the exons atgtCTCAGAATCCCCACAAGCCGCATTCAAGCGAAGAAAAGTTGAGTGCTTTGGAGGATGATCAAGAGAGCTTGGACAACTCGGAGCAGTCTGTCAGGAAGAGAATACGACAAAGTGTTCCAGGTTCACATAGAGATGATACACCAAAGT CTAGCCCTCCTCGGCCTGTGTCAGTGGAAGAGTTAATGGAAACTGCTAAGGGAGTAACCAACATGGCACTAGCACACGAAATTGTTGTTAATGGAGACTTCCAGATCAAACCAGCTGAGTTACCAGAACACAG cttggaaaaaaaagtaagagagaTTGTGCACAAAGCTTTCTGGGATTGTCTGGAAGCTCAGCTGAAGGAAGATCCACCGACATATGACCATGCAATTAAACTGTTGGGAGAAATTAAAGAG aatcttctgtcttttttattgCCTGGTCATACAAGATTAAGAAACCAGATTATGGAAGTTCTTGATCTGGATTTGATAAAACAGGAGGCCGAAAATGGGGCTCTGGACATTGCTAAGTTGGTAGAATTCGTTATTGGAATGATGGGGACTCTCTGTGCTCCAGCTCGagatgaagaaattaagaaactgAAAGATATACGTGAAATAGTTCCTCTCTTCAG agcAATTTTCTCTGTATTAGACCTAATGAAAATGGATATGGCAAACTTCGCTGTCAGTAGTATTAGGCCAAAATTAATGCAGCAGTCTGCTgaatatgaaagaaagaagtttcaGGAGTTTCTTGAGAAACAGCCAA ATTCTTTAGACCTTGTCACAGACTGGTTGCAAGAAGCAGCAGATGATCTTGCAAAGCTGAGATATAAAAAGTTACCTccccccagcagtgctgttggtgctgctggtggagcTGCTGCGTTGTGCCCCACTGCCATACAGAATCAGGCATATCTGAAGCTGCTGAAGTGGGATCACACAAACAGGCCTTTCCCAGAA ACAGTGCTCATGGACCAGAGCCGCTTTCAGGAAATACAGCTGGAACTGGAGCAGCTCCTCGTGGCTGGGACTGTCCTTTTGGTCACGTTCAGTGCAGCAGGCGCAGCTCTCATCGATGTGCCTGGATTTGCTgagaaaatcaaaaccattgTCAGGGTGCTGCTGACAGGGATGCATCTTCC CTCCTTTAACCTGAAGGAGTCTTTGGCTACCATTGGTGAGAAGGTGTGTGCCGAAGTCAACAGCTGCCTTACCCAGCATGGCTTTGCACCGTTCACAGCTGAGAGAGAGACTGTGCTGAAAGGACAGATCCAAGCAGTGGCCAACCCTGATAACACCATCTGTAAACTAATAG ATTCTCGAATTCAAAAGTTTCTGGAGAATTATCTTGCATCTGGTCAGCACAAAGCGGTACCGACTGTCCCTGGAGGATTAGGCCCTATTCAGAGAGAGCTGGAAGAGATTGCTGTCAAGTACGTTCGTCTTGTCAACTACAACAAGATGGTCTTCAGTCCTTACTATGATGCTGTTCTTGGCAAAATACTGACTAAGGAAGAACCCCAACTTGTAGGGATGCCAGAAGAACCGTGA